From Plutella xylostella chromosome 23, ilPluXylo3.1, whole genome shotgun sequence:
gatcacaacgagcatcacaaatactcggtgacattaacatttctttgtttacacttgacatttatttaactatacacaaacgcaaagaagttattattctgagattgatatataaagaattatgacgtcacatccgccctaagaaaatgggtgacgtttctcggaagttagaatttaccgaagtttttttgtacttttcaacttcatttacttgctcaaaaataaattataatcaaaaataatgatggagtcgtagttatgaaacaacaaagtttattataaataatatttgacctttatttgaaccacttgcatattccctattattaaaatgacacTGTAaccatattattttcaaaagaCCCCATTCTTAAAAATGTTTGGTTAGCTTGGCCGGTTcaaataatattctagtctTTGGAGCGTTCTAGCATTTAAAGTTGTACCACTGGCCAAATGTACCTATTGGTAAGCGCAAAACCATTAGTAGATTTAATTCGTTTCTTAACCTACTTTTTATTCCCAAAATCCCCTCCTAATACCCCTCCCAAAAAGCGACTGGCCGACACTTTCAATATCTCACCCATGAATTCCAAAACCCCCGAAATCGCAATTCCAAGACTCATCCATACATTCAAAACCCGCAGAAATCCCAATTCCAAGACGAGCTGCCCCACTTCCTTCACTACGTGACCGAGTGCCTGGAAACAGTGGACCGGCAGGCGCTGCTGGTGCTGAAGACCAACGACCTCATCCGCAGCATCGAGCACGCGCTCGGCACGAGGGAGCACATGGTCGGCTTCCAGGTCATGTCCAAGTGCTGCATGAAGAGTATTTATAACTTGGAGTATAAGGTGAGggatatgtatattattacttttacacATTGTGTCATGGATAGTAGTGTTGTAAGTTGATTCTGAAGGTACAAAAACTTAAGCAGTTAATCAAATTTTCTATTGGCAAAAtttagggcgccttcaaattagtcgctaattgCTGaggcgctgcagtcgcgcaacttttaaattacaaaatttatatggattttgactgcagcgctgcagccgcccTGCTTCCGCGCGACAactagcgactaatttgaaggcgcccttatACTGACGTTgctaaaaatttaattttgtgccttcagaatagaaATTCATGAGTTGAGTAATTAGTTCCTACACCACACtaaattaagtttataatCTTGTTGTAGTTTCGGGTTTATTAGAAAGCGTTTGTGACAcatttttgataattttattatacgcATACTATAATGGCTGATGTCCCCCTTGTGTTAGCTGTATCCTGTTTTTATGCAGTTGTGTActgtattaatattattttatttgtttcttttcAGCAACAAAATTCATTGTGGCGGCGCTGGCTACTGAGCGTCAACTACACCATGTCCATATTCATGCTCTACATATACGGAGTGTATCTAGGAATAGTGAAAACAATCCAGGAGAAACCAAATGAAACTACAAAGCCAACATTTCAAACGGATGCTAAGGGAAGAGTCATTCTGTAGAACGCACTTTTATACTAGGTAATTTTATTCGTACGTACAATATTTTAGCTTCCATTTAATTGCATTTAGAATCTAAGTACAGTTGTATTCAGTCAATAACTACGCATATTTTTATAGGACTATGATTAAGGTATTTATTTCCCTTAAATTATTCTGCAATGTCGATAGGTATAAATAACGGTGAAAATGGTTGTATCTATGAAATATGTAGTTTTAGTATCAATGTGTTGTCTATACAAAAAGCTAACGTTAGTGCCTAAATTTTTACTTCTTTAGTAACAAAGagggtacctacttaaggtGCTATAAATGTTGTTTAATATggttattgatattttagtaaaattatgataatGTAACTAGATTGGACATTAAAATTTGTCTGATGGTATTGACTAGTACCATAATCTCTAGTCCAGTCCAATATTACCTCAAACTGACTATGTGTAAGCTATCTGTACAGTAGGAAATTATGTTGTGTATATTTGTTGCAAACCAATCAATGttagataattataatatccCTTGCACTCTAATATATTGAGatgaaagtatatttttaatacataaatcaaggtaattaattattgttgaCAACGTTTTGATGAAATGTTTTTACGTACGTAGCAGAtaggtattaaataattttctaatgaaatacgaaataaaaacaacatcttcaactttttgttttattggacACAGAACAACATTCACTGGTCAGGCAATCTCGTCTCTAAATAGTTCATTTTAGTGCTCAAGTTAGCTaaatcattttgtatttttattaagacGTTGGTGAGATTGTCTTTGCTCTTGCGGCCGTGTAGTTTGAACATGGCTGTAGAGGTGGTCTTTCTGAAGGAAAGGTCAGAGGGGCGATAGTCCAAACCGTCCGAGTGAAGAATGTTATTAATCGTGGTCTTGCTTTCGAAGTAGTTTCGCTGTAGCGAGAAATCTTTCAAGTCCCGCTTGTAACCTGGAAATGTAGCATAAGATTGTGGAAGGATATCTAAATTGTTTACGAATCGAAACCCTCTCGATACTACATCGGGAAAGCACCTATTTACCTCTACCCACTCCGTAGGTAATAGATGTAAATACATTAGCACAAGACCTGcttgagtacctacctatttataagtCGAATTATAGGGCATAGGGTCAGTATGTTGACCAAATCAACGACATACTTAACCCCAAAACCGACGAGCGTTTACTTAAGAATGTAgaggaagcgaaagaagtGTGTCAAGATTGTGGTATGTggagatccatagtctctgcATGCCTACTCCGCTGTTACTTATGTTGTAAGGTGAATCTTACCAAGAGACCTCGTGCACTCCCGCTCTCCCTTCTCTGGCGCTTGCTCGGTGTTGTTACTGGTATCGGCGTCGGGCGCGCCCAGGAGCATGTTGCTGGTGGTGGCCGTGTTGGTTACCATGGCAACTGGAACCATCTCGCAgttatgtacagggtgttgcaaaagtggcgTATACTAAGTTGAAAAGCAGTGATtgaggggttattctgaatgttttgttctacgagttttttTGCCCCTCCATAGAAACGTTGATGGCCtcgtaactttttactatgtatatggatatatttttttgcgaatttccaaatgtTGTAGGttgatatacctaagtataaggTAATACATATAATCGGGTACTAACAAGAATACTGCTTCTCCGGCGGCCAGACCTCCAGAATATACGGACTTTGTGGACTATTTCCTCTCAGCAGCTCCGTGAGTGGAATCTCCACTTCCTTGTGGTTCTTCAGAATGATCCGCTCGTCGCAGAAGTCGGGCAAGTCGAGGAGGTGCCACACTTTGTACCGAAGCATCGATATTGAGGACATCGGACGCACTGAGATGTAGCGGAGGGACTCTGCTGCCACTGATTGTGATGGCGTAATTAGGtttaattaattcattcaAACATATTATCTACAATAAACTGGGTAAGAAACCTTCGAAAttattggtaggtacttatctaagGTAGGTATAGATGATACTGTGTAAGTTTGAGAGAGGTAAGAGCAAGTAATACTTCTAAATCCTATTCATACAAAACACGAGAAATTTGTACTGATACCACATGGGTGAGTctgaatttaatattatgatcGTAACACCTACATTTAACTTTAGTTCTTGTGTAAACGCTAAATTAGAAAATTGAATACTAACTTCCCAGGTCATGGCGACGAATAACTAAGAAAGTGATGATTTGCTTCTTGAAGAAATGAAGCgaactttttattaatttaggcAGCGACATATTAATGCATTCATCTCAGCACGGAAGATTTAAAtggtattttaaattaattgcaTATTTATCAAGTTCTTACAAATAACATCTGATTGTTTATCATGTCACCATGTTATTATGATAGGTGAAgcatagaataataaaataataatatttctatgGTGTTTTTTCAGTATCTATGGCTTGATTTTAGAACCCTGAATAATAAAGGCCTATAGGCGTACCTAGCCAACAAGTGAAAATTCTTTTTCAGCAAGGGAAACTACCAGCTTACTTTTCTAATACCTCAGTAGATAAAGAactctataaataaattaattaaataaaacccTATAGATAAATTGCAAAAGCATCGCGTaaagattttataaatatttatttctttaaacaTTGCATTATAATCTaactactaaataaataaataaactatgtacatatttacgCATTCTTCACAGCTTGGAGGGCGAATTGTAGTGATGTGTTCTTGGTGAAGGACCAGCGATTTGTTACGAAATTGTAACATAATCCTAAGACCATCTCGACGTGACATccatctgaaaataaattaagtacattcATTTCTTCGTCACACGTATCCACGTGAATTTCTGTTTCTGCTACCACACTTGGCTATTCCGTATTTGCGTATTCTCAAAAACTTCCATtggctatatttttatatatttgctATTGGCTATAGTACCTGCATCAgtggtaataaatataaacacagcCAGCCAGCAATAAGCTTGGCGAATATACTGACCACACACGGATGTTTTGCAAATACGAATATGACATACTGTAGCCCAATTGTTATAAGTACTCAAATATAGCAGTCTCAAATTTCACACAAAAAACAAGCCTCGTTTAAAGTTAGTGCAACTCACTTCTCTCCAACAAAAACGTGAGTTCCGTCGGTGTCATGAACTTGCTGTGATCGTGGGTTCCACGCGGCACTATGTTCAGAACGTACTCCGCCATATACACCACCGTGACCCTCGAGAGACTGGACCTAGCCGGGGTGGTGAAGAATATGCGCCCGCCCGGCCGCAGTGTGTCGAGGCAGGACTTGATGAACAACTCCTTCTTGTCGTTGTCTATGTGTTCGATTATTTCTGATGCCACCACCCCGTCGTATAAGCCTGTGTGTGCTGGCGCGTGCTCCTGGAAATATGTTGGTAAAACAGGCTTTTATTGTGCTTGTTTATGAATGTAGAATACAGAATGATAGGTACATTAAGTTTAAATGTAGGTAACCTGGCCTGGTTTGTTGTACGTTCAAATgcataggtaagtaggtatatatccAAAGTAAATAACATCACATGTTTGTAATGAACTTTATGTAGCAAAGAATTTACTTTATGACCAATGTAGGAGTACCTATCAACAAGTCTATAATAGTTAAGTTTTAGTGCATCATCTTCATCTATCTTCAACAGGATGCCCACATGTCATGTTGCAACCTGAGTGTATTGAATAGAGCAACCATAGACAGACAAGTGTTAGATACAAACCTCAATGGGACAGCAGCAGTAGGTGGGCTGGTTCTCCTGCAGCTTGGTGTTGCCTGCACTGTGGGTGCGGGCGAGCTCAATCAGCTCCTTACTTGCATCTATGCCTGTGACCTTGGCTCCTAGCTGGGCCAACCCCTGAAAACATATTAGCAAAATTGTGAAAAACCTGTGCATTCTGCAGATTTAGGAGTTATTCTTCCTTTGTGTTGTTGCCACCTAACCCTGTTTTATTCTCAACCAGAACTCCATCAGTTCAATCACTCTGTTATGTttagaaattaataatgttttttactattggtgttacttttttaaaatataaataacatattttaccTCAGACAGGATCCCCCCACCGCACCCCACATCCAGTACTGATTGTCCACACAGTGGAGTTGTGGTCCTTTCTTTAACAGGTATCTGGACCAGCCCATCTCTAATGAATGGTACCCTGTAATGTACagtcaatattactttttgcCACAAACTTCTGATTATTTCACTACATAATGTAACATGTAGTGATTATATTCACATTTAACAATTACAGCTATATGAATGCCTCTCCTAAGCATCACCATCAGAAACGTCTTCAATCTTCTGCTTACAACCACTACTAtctatattttgtaagtgtagTATATAGGCCTGATTACCCCAACCGAAATCTATTTGAATCTTATGTACAGCAGTATTTATACTAGTTCTGTGCTGCTTACCGCACATGGTTGAAGGAATGTAAAGCTTTCATAGGGCCAGTAGTGTCCCACCACTGGGACTTCAGGTCAGTGTGTTTCTGCACATCTTGCGGGTCGACGGTCGACTGGTGCTTCTGTTGGGCGCCCAGAGCCCTCAGCAGCATCGGCTCTTGAGGTAAACTCGATAAAAGCTTCCtgaaatttataaacaaagtgTTTTACTGCTACGTTAAAGTCCGCCGGTTTAAACATTGCAACAA
This genomic window contains:
- the LOC105386961 gene encoding uncharacterized protein LOC105386961, which translates into the protein MSLPKLIKSSLHFFKKQIITFLVIRRHDLGMAAESLRYISVRPMSSISMLRYKVWHLLDLPDFCDERIILKNHKEVEIPLTELLRGNSPQSPYILEVWPPEKQYSFAMVTNTATTSNMLLGAPDADTSNNTEQAPEKGERECTRSLGYKRDLKDFSLQRNYFESKTTINNILHSDGLDYRPSDLSFRKTTSTAMFKLHGRKSKDNLTNVLIKIQNDLANLSTKMNYLETRLPDQ
- the LOC105387053 gene encoding ubiquinone biosynthesis O-methyltransferase, mitochondrial, with translation MLSSPFRFPASTIKHTKLLSSLPQEPMLLRALGAQQKHQSTVDPQDVQKHTDLKSQWWDTTGPMKALHSFNHVRVPFIRDGLVQIPVKERTTTPLCGQSVLDVGCGGGILSEGLAQLGAKVTGIDASKELIELARTHSAGNTKLQENQPTYCCCPIEEHAPAHTGLYDGVVASEIIEHIDNDKKELFIKSCLDTLRPGGRIFFTTPARSSLSRVTVVYMAEYVLNIVPRGTHDHSKFMTPTELTFLLERNGCHVEMVLGLCYNFVTNRWSFTKNTSLQFALQAVKNA